From the genome of Thermoflexus hugenholtzii, one region includes:
- a CDS encoding transglycosylase domain-containing protein, with product MSEHWPHPTGDVSETAGWWVPGRDRTQRIPPRPTAGGPSGGPPRPPRATPAASRRPWGRRILAGLLILILLGAAGSVAALAGYVYVAMQLPPPETLQERALNLSTSLVLTDRNGELIGEIADPQSGRRQLVRLSEISPWLIRATVATEDPRFWQHPGFDPIAIVRAIYQAIREGEVVSGASTIPQQLVRNLIISPERTLRRKIKEAVLAAEITRRYPREQILEIYLNTIYYGNLAYGVEAAARTYFGKPAKDLTLAEASFLAGLPQAPALYDPFTPEGRERALRRQRDVLRLMVEAGFITPEQAEAAAREMQAYPFQKPPAASPAPEAPHFALYVLQWLEQTFGLDPQTLHRGGLRVETTLDLRLQRMATRVLREHLAKLADKNVHNGAVVILDPRTGEILAMVGSPDYNDAAHGGQINMAIVPRQPGSSIKPLTYLVAFEKGWTPATLIWDVPTRFPDGPGRFYEPVNYDRRFHGPVTVRYALGNSYNVPAVKALAFVGLPAFLQRARDLGITTLTRPDYGLSLTLGGGEVPLLEMVGLYAAFANEGRRVPPVPVRRITDAFGRVLYEYTPPPGQPVMRPEHAYLITHILSDNEARKAAFGPNSPLKLSRPAAAKTGTTNDFRDNWTLGYSPDLVVGVWVGNADNSEMKGVTGITGAAPVWHDVMEEAHRILNLPPREFRRPPGIIELEICLDSGTRPSPYCPPDRRRVEVFAADQPPPGPEHDLWQLVVLDGATGLRYAEGCPGPPIERVFYIVPEEGRWWAEQRQIPQPPSEVCTAAIPQVIIRWPNESTVVRGIVPVQGTVWIPDFAYYNVEWGIVGADGVAWQWLSGPHLAPVRDGQITVWDTSGLPTGWYALRVTAFNRAGQVFVGEVRTYVDNGIVPTPTPIPTVTPTPLPTPTPEEATPAPTPIPLPTLPLTPLPTP from the coding sequence ATGAGCGAGCATTGGCCGCATCCGACCGGGGATGTGAGCGAGACGGCCGGCTGGTGGGTGCCGGGCCGGGATCGCACGCAGCGGATCCCACCGCGGCCGACGGCGGGAGGGCCGTCGGGAGGGCCGCCGCGTCCGCCCCGCGCCACCCCGGCGGCCTCCCGCCGCCCCTGGGGCCGGCGCATCCTCGCTGGGTTGCTGATCCTGATCCTGCTGGGCGCCGCGGGGAGCGTGGCCGCCCTGGCCGGCTACGTCTATGTGGCCATGCAGCTGCCGCCGCCGGAAACGCTCCAGGAGCGAGCCCTGAACCTCTCCACCTCGCTGGTGCTCACGGACCGCAACGGGGAGCTGATCGGGGAGATCGCCGACCCCCAGAGCGGGCGCCGCCAGCTGGTCCGCCTCTCGGAGATCTCCCCCTGGCTGATCCGGGCCACTGTGGCCACCGAGGACCCCCGGTTCTGGCAACATCCGGGGTTCGACCCCATCGCCATCGTCCGGGCGATCTACCAGGCGATCCGGGAGGGGGAGGTGGTCAGCGGCGCCAGCACCATCCCCCAGCAGCTGGTGCGCAATCTGATCATCTCCCCGGAGCGGACGCTGCGGCGCAAGATCAAGGAGGCGGTGCTGGCCGCGGAGATCACCCGCCGTTACCCCCGGGAGCAGATCCTGGAGATCTATCTCAACACCATCTACTACGGGAACCTGGCCTATGGCGTGGAGGCCGCCGCCCGCACCTACTTCGGGAAGCCGGCCAAAGACCTCACCCTGGCGGAGGCCTCCTTCCTGGCCGGGCTCCCCCAGGCCCCGGCCCTGTATGATCCCTTCACCCCAGAGGGTCGGGAGCGGGCCCTGCGGCGTCAGCGGGACGTGCTCCGGCTGATGGTGGAGGCCGGCTTCATCACCCCGGAGCAGGCAGAGGCCGCCGCCCGGGAGATGCAGGCGTATCCCTTCCAGAAGCCCCCGGCCGCCTCCCCCGCCCCCGAGGCGCCCCATTTCGCCCTCTATGTGCTGCAGTGGCTGGAACAGACCTTCGGCCTGGACCCCCAGACCCTCCACCGGGGCGGGCTGCGGGTGGAGACCACCCTGGACCTCCGCCTCCAGCGGATGGCGACCCGCGTCCTGCGGGAGCACCTGGCCAAGCTGGCCGATAAGAACGTCCACAACGGGGCCGTGGTGATCCTGGATCCCCGCACCGGTGAGATCCTGGCCATGGTGGGGAGCCCCGATTACAACGACGCCGCCCACGGCGGCCAGATCAACATGGCCATCGTCCCCCGCCAGCCGGGCTCCTCCATCAAACCGTTGACCTACCTCGTGGCCTTCGAAAAGGGGTGGACCCCCGCCACCCTGATCTGGGACGTGCCGACCCGCTTCCCGGACGGGCCGGGGCGATTCTACGAGCCGGTCAACTATGATCGCCGCTTCCACGGGCCGGTCACCGTGCGCTATGCGCTGGGGAACTCTTACAACGTCCCGGCGGTGAAGGCCCTGGCCTTCGTGGGGCTGCCGGCCTTCCTCCAGCGGGCCCGGGATCTGGGCATCACCACCCTCACCCGGCCGGATTACGGGCTTTCCCTCACCCTGGGCGGCGGCGAGGTGCCCTTGCTGGAGATGGTCGGGCTGTATGCGGCCTTCGCCAACGAAGGCCGGCGCGTGCCCCCGGTTCCGGTCCGTCGGATCACCGATGCCTTCGGCCGCGTGCTCTACGAATACACGCCGCCGCCGGGGCAGCCGGTGATGCGCCCGGAGCACGCCTATCTCATCACCCATATCCTCTCCGACAACGAGGCCCGCAAGGCCGCCTTCGGGCCCAACAGCCCGCTCAAGCTCTCACGGCCGGCGGCCGCCAAGACGGGGACCACCAACGACTTCCGGGACAACTGGACGCTGGGCTACAGCCCGGATCTGGTGGTCGGGGTCTGGGTGGGCAACGCCGACAACTCGGAGATGAAGGGGGTCACCGGCATCACCGGCGCGGCGCCGGTCTGGCATGATGTGATGGAAGAGGCCCATCGCATCCTGAACCTGCCGCCCCGGGAGTTCCGCCGGCCGCCCGGGATCATCGAGCTGGAGATCTGTCTGGATTCGGGGACGCGGCCCTCGCCCTACTGCCCCCCCGACCGGCGGCGGGTGGAGGTCTTCGCCGCCGATCAGCCCCCGCCCGGCCCGGAGCATGACCTCTGGCAGCTCGTGGTCCTGGACGGGGCCACCGGGCTGCGTTACGCCGAGGGTTGCCCGGGCCCGCCCATCGAGCGGGTGTTCTACATCGTGCCCGAGGAAGGGCGCTGGTGGGCCGAGCAGCGTCAGATCCCTCAGCCGCCCAGCGAGGTCTGCACTGCGGCCATCCCCCAGGTCATCATCCGATGGCCCAACGAAAGCACCGTGGTCCGAGGCATCGTCCCCGTGCAGGGGACGGTATGGATCCCGGACTTCGCCTACTACAATGTGGAATGGGGCATCGTGGGGGCGGACGGCGTCGCCTGGCAGTGGCTGAGCGGCCCGCATCTGGCGCCGGTCCGCGATGGCCAGATCACCGTCTGGGATACCTCCGGGCTGCCCACGGGGTGGTATGCCCTGCGGGTGACCGCCTTCAACCGCGCCGGGCAGGTCTTCGTCGGAGAGGTGCGGACCTACGTGGACAACGGGATCGTCCCCACACCCACGCCGATCCCGACCGTCACGCCTACGCCGCTCCCCACCCCGACACCGGAGGAGGCCACGCCCGCGCCGACGCCGATCCCCCTGCCGACGCTTCCGCTGACGCCGCTGCCCACCCCGTGA
- a CDS encoding uracil-DNA glycosylase, whose product MGESLEEIAREVIACRRCPRLVAYREAVARRKRRQFRDWEYWGRPVPGFGDPQARVLVVGLAPAAHGANRTGRMFTGDGSGDFLIAALYRAGFANQPTSTHREDGLVLRDVYLTAVVRCAPPDNQPSPEERARCRPYLVRELRALPRLQVVVTLGQIATEGFIRALRELGYEGPRPAFRHGAVHPLGPGWPVLITSYHPSRQNTQTGRLTSEMFDAVWETVRRLLKD is encoded by the coding sequence GTGGGAGAATCCCTGGAGGAGATCGCCCGGGAGGTGATCGCCTGCCGGCGGTGCCCGCGGCTGGTGGCCTATCGGGAGGCGGTGGCCCGGCGCAAGCGGCGACAATTTCGGGACTGGGAATACTGGGGCCGGCCGGTCCCCGGTTTCGGCGACCCCCAGGCCCGGGTGCTGGTGGTGGGCCTGGCGCCGGCCGCCCACGGGGCGAACCGGACCGGGCGCATGTTCACCGGGGACGGCTCGGGGGATTTCCTGATCGCCGCCCTGTATCGCGCCGGCTTCGCCAACCAGCCCACCTCCACCCATCGGGAGGACGGGCTGGTCCTGCGGGACGTCTATCTCACCGCGGTGGTGCGCTGCGCACCGCCCGACAACCAGCCGTCCCCCGAGGAACGGGCGCGGTGCCGGCCGTATCTGGTGCGGGAGCTCCGGGCGCTCCCCCGCCTGCAGGTCGTGGTCACCCTGGGGCAGATCGCCACGGAGGGGTTCATACGGGCGTTGCGGGAGCTGGGTTACGAGGGGCCACGCCCGGCCTTCCGCCACGGGGCGGTGCATCCCCTGGGACCCGGGTGGCCCGTTCTGATCACCTCCTATCATCCCAGTCGCCAGAACACGCAGACCGGTCGCCTGACGTCGGAGATGTTCGACGCCGTCTGGGAGACGGTGAGACGCCTGCTGAAGGATTGA
- a CDS encoding SPFH domain-containing protein, giving the protein MEALISMLVLVLCVGLILLALLGSMIRIVPEYQRLVVFRLGKVIGAKGPGLVLLIPVVDRAITVDLREQFREIPQQTSITKDNAPIGIDFLIYWRVVDPVQSVVQVRDFVSAAVGIATTTLRAVIGDILLDDVLAKREYINQALRVKLDEVTERWGVKVTAVEIREIQPPRDVLEAMTRQMSAERNRRALVTEADGKREAAVKVAEGEKQAAILKAEGEKEAAILRAQGEREAQILRAEGFALALERIFSVARTLDANTMTLQYLEALKALGASPATKFVFPMEFTRLVAPLSNLMGDAGARASGEGAAPGGASG; this is encoded by the coding sequence ATGGAAGCATTGATCAGCATGCTGGTCCTGGTGCTCTGTGTCGGCCTGATCCTCCTCGCCCTCCTCGGCTCCATGATCCGCATCGTCCCCGAATACCAGCGCCTGGTGGTCTTCCGTCTGGGGAAGGTCATCGGCGCCAAGGGGCCGGGCCTGGTGCTCCTCATCCCCGTTGTGGACCGCGCCATCACCGTGGACCTGCGGGAGCAGTTCCGCGAGATCCCCCAGCAGACCTCCATCACCAAGGACAACGCCCCCATCGGCATCGACTTCCTGATCTACTGGCGGGTAGTGGATCCGGTCCAGAGCGTGGTGCAGGTGCGGGACTTCGTCTCGGCGGCGGTGGGGATCGCCACCACCACGTTGCGGGCGGTGATCGGGGACATCCTGCTGGACGACGTGCTGGCCAAGCGGGAATACATCAACCAGGCCCTGCGGGTGAAGCTGGACGAGGTGACGGAGCGCTGGGGGGTGAAGGTCACCGCCGTGGAGATCCGGGAGATCCAGCCGCCCCGGGACGTGCTGGAGGCGATGACCCGGCAGATGTCGGCGGAGCGCAACCGCCGGGCCCTGGTGACGGAGGCCGACGGCAAGCGGGAGGCGGCGGTGAAGGTGGCCGAGGGCGAGAAGCAGGCGGCCATCCTGAAGGCGGAAGGGGAGAAGGAAGCCGCCATCCTGCGAGCCCAGGGGGAGCGGGAGGCCCAGATCCTGCGGGCGGAGGGGTTCGCCCTGGCCCTGGAACGGATCTTCAGCGTGGCCCGCACCCTCGACGCCAACACGATGACCCTCCAGTATCTGGAGGCCCTCAAGGCCCTGGGAGCCAGCCCCGCCACCAAGTTCGTCTTCCCGATGGAGTTCACCCGGCTGGTGGCTCCCCTCTCGAACCTGATGGGAGACGCCGGCGCCCGGGCCTCCGGGGAGGGCGCCGCGCCGGGCGGAGCTTCCGGGTAG
- the folD gene encoding bifunctional methylenetetrahydrofolate dehydrogenase/methenyltetrahydrofolate cyclohydrolase FolD encodes MAARILDGRAMAARWRAWVKAQVEAFRARTGQVPGLVTVLIGDHPASRTYVQAKQKACAEVGIRAFGEHLPADVDPETVRERVQALAARPEIHGILIQLPLPSHLDEEEILGAIPPEKDVDGFHPANLGRLGLKGKDPCFIPCTPLGILAMLQEAGIPIAGRHAVVLGRSRIVGLPMALLLLRLDATVTLCHSRTPNLASLARQADLLIAAVGRPGLVRREMVRPGAVVIDVGINRVPDPQDPRGYRLVGDVAFEEVAPIAGAITPVPGGVGPMTVAMLLVNTLKAAQRQVEGAASPWLPVSPAPEQPGGVQ; translated from the coding sequence ATGGCGGCGCGCATCCTGGACGGGCGGGCGATGGCGGCCCGCTGGCGGGCGTGGGTCAAAGCCCAGGTGGAGGCCTTCCGGGCCCGCACCGGGCAGGTCCCTGGCCTGGTCACCGTCCTCATCGGCGATCACCCGGCCTCCCGGACCTACGTCCAGGCCAAGCAGAAAGCGTGCGCGGAGGTGGGGATCCGCGCCTTCGGCGAGCATCTCCCCGCCGACGTGGATCCGGAGACGGTGCGGGAGCGCGTGCAGGCCCTCGCTGCCCGCCCCGAGATCCACGGCATCCTGATCCAGCTGCCCCTCCCATCGCACCTCGATGAGGAGGAGATCCTGGGGGCCATCCCGCCGGAGAAGGATGTGGACGGCTTCCATCCGGCGAACCTGGGACGGCTGGGCTTGAAGGGGAAGGATCCCTGTTTCATCCCCTGCACCCCTCTGGGGATCCTGGCCATGCTGCAGGAGGCCGGGATCCCCATCGCCGGACGCCACGCTGTGGTCCTGGGGCGCAGCCGCATCGTGGGGCTTCCCATGGCGCTGTTGCTGTTGCGGCTGGACGCCACCGTGACCCTCTGTCATTCCCGGACCCCCAATCTGGCGTCGCTGGCGCGGCAGGCGGACCTGCTGATCGCCGCCGTGGGGCGCCCGGGCCTGGTGCGGAGGGAGATGGTGCGCCCGGGGGCGGTGGTGATCGATGTGGGGATCAACCGGGTGCCGGACCCCCAGGATCCGCGGGGTTATCGGCTGGTGGGGGACGTGGCCTTCGAGGAGGTGGCGCCCATTGCGGGCGCCATCACGCCGGTCCCCGGCGGGGTGGGCCCCATGACGGTCGCCATGTTGCTGGTCAACACCCTCAAGGCCGCCCAGCGTCAGGTGGAGGGTGCCGCCTCCCCCTGGCTCCCCGTGAGCCCGGCGCCGGAGCAGCCGGGCGGGGTCCAATAG
- a CDS encoding class I SAM-dependent methyltransferase, translated as MGSNWLFEWVAPFYDAAIRFLDPEPLAHHLVLPAEGRLLDLGGGTGRVAWALRGQVSAAVVADAAQGMLRVARRRPGLLPVQALAERLPFPNASFDRVIIVDALHHFIDAGAAIREAARVLRPGGRLVIEEPDIGRWPVKGIALLERLLGLRSRFLPGEVIEALARSSDLQTRIERDARSFRLWVIGWKPPEA; from the coding sequence ATGGGATCCAACTGGCTGTTCGAATGGGTGGCGCCCTTCTACGACGCGGCGATCCGCTTCCTGGATCCGGAGCCTCTGGCCCACCATCTCGTCCTCCCGGCGGAAGGACGGCTGCTGGACCTCGGCGGGGGGACCGGTCGGGTGGCCTGGGCATTACGCGGTCAGGTCAGCGCCGCGGTGGTGGCGGACGCCGCCCAGGGGATGCTCCGGGTGGCGCGACGCCGCCCCGGGCTCCTCCCCGTGCAGGCCCTGGCCGAGCGGCTGCCCTTCCCCAATGCCTCCTTCGACCGGGTGATCATCGTCGACGCCCTGCACCACTTCATCGACGCCGGGGCCGCCATCCGGGAGGCCGCCCGGGTGCTCCGGCCGGGCGGACGTCTGGTGATCGAGGAGCCGGACATCGGCCGGTGGCCGGTGAAAGGGATCGCCCTCCTGGAGCGGTTGCTCGGGCTGCGAAGCCGCTTCCTCCCCGGGGAGGTCATCGAAGCCCTGGCCCGCTCCTCCGATCTGCAGACCCGAATCGAGCGCGACGCCCGCTCCTTTCGCCTCTGGGTGATCGGCTGGAAGCCACCGGAAGCGTGA
- a CDS encoding class III signal peptide-containing protein, whose amino-acid sequence MRNRIRERGQGLVEYGLLILLIALVVLVALTVFGQSVSSLYSQVVSSWP is encoded by the coding sequence ATGCGCAATCGGATTCGGGAGCGGGGGCAGGGGCTGGTGGAATACGGCTTGCTCATCCTGTTGATTGCGCTGGTCGTCCTGGTGGCCCTGACCGTGTTCGGGCAGTCGGTCTCCTCTTTGTATTCCCAGGTGGTCTCCAGCTGGCCCTGA
- a CDS encoding CpXC domain-containing protein yields MPFPPTPMTIRCPFCGQPVQVPVRQIIDVSEEPPLKRLLLAGRLNAFVCPRCGNRVSFAAPFLYHDPEKELAFVFIPIQADLKETDRQRIVGQLVETVLRQLPREKRKAYLLQPKEFFTIPSMLEAILRADGYTDEDLKAMEERTLLLHRLLNARRIEDAEEIIRENAEKMNGEFFRLFQEALAAVQEEGSAEEFARLMAIRDRLLELTPYGQMVRARTQVVEKFTRAPSSETLLEALLEAPDEATRRTLVALGRPFLDYRFFQNLTRRIEEAEQAGRAEEAERLIALRREILEAREAVDQEIQRVYEERARLIRELLSAPSERELQERLVQHLAELDDIFFDVLQMNIRAALEEGETRLAQALDLLGRIAMAVLQQTLPPELRLLNALLNTPSEEGRRRLLERNRRLLTPEWLQWLQQMEGRMREEGRAEVAEQIAAIRTMAEQVAATPAILRPS; encoded by the coding sequence ATGCCCTTTCCCCCCACGCCGATGACCATCCGCTGTCCGTTCTGCGGTCAGCCGGTGCAGGTCCCGGTCCGTCAGATCATCGACGTTTCGGAGGAGCCTCCGCTCAAGCGGTTGCTTCTGGCCGGGCGTCTCAACGCCTTCGTCTGCCCCCGGTGCGGCAACCGGGTGAGCTTCGCCGCGCCCTTCCTGTATCACGACCCGGAGAAGGAGCTGGCCTTCGTCTTCATCCCGATCCAGGCGGACCTGAAGGAGACCGACCGCCAGCGTATCGTGGGGCAGCTCGTGGAGACGGTGTTGCGCCAGTTGCCCCGGGAGAAGCGCAAGGCCTATCTGCTCCAGCCCAAGGAGTTTTTCACCATCCCGAGCATGCTGGAGGCCATCCTCCGGGCCGATGGCTACACAGATGAGGACCTCAAGGCCATGGAGGAACGGACGCTCCTGCTGCATCGCCTCCTGAACGCCCGGCGCATCGAAGACGCGGAGGAGATCATCCGGGAGAACGCCGAGAAGATGAACGGCGAGTTCTTCCGGCTCTTCCAGGAAGCTCTGGCGGCGGTCCAGGAGGAGGGCTCGGCGGAGGAGTTCGCGCGTCTGATGGCCATCCGGGATCGCCTGCTGGAGCTCACCCCTTATGGGCAGATGGTTCGGGCTCGGACGCAGGTGGTGGAGAAATTCACCCGGGCGCCCAGCTCAGAGACCCTGCTGGAGGCGCTACTGGAGGCTCCGGATGAGGCGACCCGCCGGACCCTGGTGGCCCTGGGCCGTCCCTTCCTGGACTATCGCTTCTTCCAGAACCTGACGCGTCGGATCGAGGAGGCGGAGCAGGCCGGGCGCGCCGAGGAGGCCGAACGCCTGATCGCCCTGCGCCGGGAGATCCTCGAGGCCCGCGAGGCGGTGGATCAGGAGATCCAGCGGGTATATGAGGAGCGGGCCCGTCTGATCCGGGAGCTCCTGAGCGCCCCCTCGGAGCGCGAGCTGCAGGAGCGGCTGGTCCAGCACCTCGCCGAGCTGGACGACATCTTCTTCGATGTCCTGCAGATGAACATCCGGGCGGCTCTGGAGGAGGGGGAGACCCGGCTGGCCCAGGCCCTGGACCTCCTGGGGCGGATCGCGATGGCCGTTCTGCAGCAGACGCTGCCGCCCGAGCTGCGGCTGCTCAACGCCCTGCTCAACACCCCCTCCGAGGAGGGGCGCCGTCGGCTCCTGGAGCGCAACCGCCGCCTCCTGACCCCGGAGTGGCTCCAGTGGCTGCAGCAGATGGAGGGGCGCATGCGGGAGGAGGGGCGGGCGGAGGTCGCCGAGCAGATCGCCGCCATCCGCACCATGGCCGAACAGGTCGCCGCCACCCCGGCCATCCTCCGCCCTTCCTAA